The nucleotide sequence TCTGAATATCTCGCTTTCAAATCATTGGAAGAAGTTTTCCTAGTAGGGAATCCGATCCAAGGATTCGACTTGGGAGTCGCCGCGGATAAGTACATTTACGGCCATCCTTATCCGATAGATACTGAATCCGTTTTGAAATTATTAGCATTCTTACCGGGTTCCTCTCTTGTTTCTCTAGCTTTGGATTTTTCTTTCACCTCTATGGTGGGACTTTCCAAAGAAGATAGAGAGAAACGACTTCTCTCCTGGAAAAACTCTTCCTTATCTTTGAAAAGAGGCGCTTACAATATTATGCGTCAGTTGTCCTTCTTCTTAGTTTCTATGGAAAGAGATTATAACGAACTAGTGGGATATAAAGGTTAAGAACTATGGGAGCGATTCCTGAGGCAAATTATAAGATTATCACTCCGGAAAAACACGAATCTTTGATCAAAGAGAACGCGATCAAAGACGGAGTTTGGAAATTACAAGCAGAAGCAGTCATTATAGGTTCCGGTGCAGGAGGAGCAGTTGTTGCTGCCACTCTTGCAAAAGCTGGTTGGAAAGTTGTCCTGATCGAAGAAGGCGGATATTTCACTCCTGCAAAATTCACAGGCGACGAGTTTCTTTCCCAAGCTAGATTGTATAGAGATGCAGGTTTTATCATCTCAGAAGAGCAAACTCTTTCTATTCTTCAAGGAAGGACGATCGGAGGTTCTACCACAGTAAATTGGCAAACATCTCTGTATCCTCCGGATTACGTAACTAATGAATGGGATTCCCGCTTCGGCTGGAAAGGTTACGGAAGACAGGAAATGGACGCTTATATTTCGGAAGTCCATGAAAGGATCGGCGTCCACGAAGTTCCTCAAAATCTGATCAATGCAAACAATAACACCTTGATGAAGGGTGGAAAAGTATTAGGTCTTCATCCGGAAGTATTAAAGAATAATAATAGAGGATGTATTGGCCTCGGTCGTTGCGGTTTGGGTTGCCCGATCAACGCAAAACAATCCGCATTCTTAACGTGGATCCCGGATGCGATTGAAGCCGGCGCGACCGTTATCTCCAATATGAGAGCACAGTACATCCAAGACGGAGATATTAAGACGGTAGTTGCAGAATTCACCCCTGATCCTTACGAAAAAGCTCCCAATAATGTTCTAGAAAAAATTGTGATCGATGCTCCGGTCGTAATCGTGAGCGCGGGTGCGATCGAAGGACCTGCACTTCTCCAAAGATCCGGGCTTGGAAACGACTGGGTGGGAAGAAATTTGAAAGTCCATCCTACAAGCACGAACTTTGCGATCTTTGACGAGACGATCAATATGTTCTCCGGACCTCCTCAATCGGCGGTAATCAAAGACGGTCATAATCAAGACAATACAGGTTACGGTTATTGGTTAGAAGTAGCTCCGTTCCGTCCTACCTTGGCAAGTTCACTTATTCCTTTTTATGGACAGAAACAATTCGATACGATGAAAAAGTATCCGAACATGAGTGCAGGGATCGTCCTCGTTCGCGATGGTGCGGATGGTGAAGCGAATGCTTCCGTAAAATGGTCTTTGGGAAGAAGAAAAGTGTATTTCGAGATCACTCCTACCGACGGTAAAAATTTACTCAAAGGTTTGAAAGCATTGGCAGAAGTGCAAGTTGCTGCGGGTGCAAAGGCGATCGTATTCCCGTTCCCTGATGTGGAAGAACCTATCCCTGTGGATAAAAATTCCAAGTTCGATTGGATCTTGGACAAGAGTATCGAGCCTGGAAAGATTGCGATCGGTTCGGCTCACCCTCATGGCTCCATCCAAGCAGCTAAGTCTCCCGACTTAGGTGCCGTGGACCTGGATTTCCAACTCTTTGGCCATAAAAATATTTTCGTAATGGATGCTTCCGTTTACCCGACAGGATTATCGGTAAATCCGCAAATTACGACAATGAGCGTGAATCTGAGAGCCGCAAGAGCTTTGGCTCAGAGAAAGGCGGAGGTTTTAGGAAATAAATAATTCCTCTTGGAAGGCGAGAATTCCACTTTATTCATGGCGTTCTCATCCAAAATTGGATAAATGCCTTCCTTCTTTTGTAGTATTCGGAGGGAAAATACCGGTCTTACTAGTATGACTAGGCCGTTCCTTTCCTTCTTGATTTGCTTTAGTATATTCTTCTTTTCCAATTCTGTCTCCGCGGATATGAAAGAAGGTAAAAAAGCCTATTCTAGAAAAGATTACACAGAGGCGCTCAAACAATTCCAAAAATACAACGATGGAAACCCTTCCTCCGGCGAAGCCTGGATGTATATGGGTTATATCTACGAGAGCAGAAAGGATTATACCAAATCCATCCAAGCATTCAAAAAAGCGGTTAGTCTAAACCTCCCTAAAAAGGATCTGGTCAATTCTCTTACAAAGATCATTCTGTATCATAATTATCAAAGAGATTATGGAGAAGTAATCTCTTATTCCAATCGATTATTAAAGATCGATCCGGAACTTTCTCATATCCAAAAGATCAGAGCTGCAGCAGAGGAAAGATATTCCTCCGGCGGAAGTTATCGAAAACCTGTTTATCATGAGGAAGAAACGGAACAGGAAAGTGTTTCCAGTCTGGAAAAAAAGTTAAAACAGGATCCGAACAATAAAGAGATCCTTTGGAGACTCGCATTAGCTTATTATAATGAAAAAGAATTTGCCAAATCCGAATTTATTCTTTCCGGATTAGTGAAGAATGAGCCGGAGAATGTGGAGTATGGTTATAAGTACGGCGCTTTGCTCGTCCGGATCGGAAACTACGACGATGCACTTGTCGTTCTGAATCGTATCGAACCAAAGATCCCTTCCGAAAGGGAAAAATTACTTTATTATACACATCTTACCCAAGCGGCCGCTTACCATAAAAAGAAAAATTTCGAAGAAGCGTCCAAGTATTATCGAAAGGCACACGCGAATAAACATACGGTATTACCCCTGATCGGTCTGACCAAAATTAAATGGCAGTTAAAGGATTGTGATAACGCGATCAAAACTGCCGAAAAGGCGCTGGAATACGGAGAGAAGACAAGAGAGATCCGAATGTATATCGGCCTCTGCAAGATACAGATCGGTAAAAAGGAAGAAGGTTATGATCTTTTGAAAGAGATCGGGGCCGCCATTGAAAAAGAAAATCCTGATCTGAAAGATCTTCCGGATGTGTATTACGACGGTATATTAAAACTCGCCAGATATTATACAAACAACGGTAACTACGATAAAGCCGTTAAATACTTTCATGCTGTCCAACCGGACGAGGAAGAGATCAGAGAATATAATTTTTATTTAGGTAAAACCTATCTATATACCGGCTCTGTCGACAAAGCGATCAATCATTTGGAGAAAGTGGAAGATTCTGCGGGAGCTTATTATCTTCTCGCAAAATGTTACGCAGAGAAGAATGACCAAGAAAGGACAATGTCCTATATTAAAAGATCCGGAAGTATTAAATCTTCCTACTGGGCTTCCGCAGAAAAAGATAAGGCTTTCAAAAAATTCAGATCCGACGAAAGTTTCAAAACATTCTTAGAGACGAGAGCCGGGACTAGAGATCCTAAAAAATCGGAAGAGGAAAAAGAAGAAAACGATTCCCAAGATAGGGATTAATCTTTTAATTTTCTTTTAGAAAGGACGGTTTCTAGATCCACTTGGCCGGGGGCTTTCGGCTCCCCTAGACAACAATACGTAAATTGAGATCCTATTTTTTCCGGGAATATCCTGAATTCCTTTCCGGATTCTCCCATTAAAATCCCGCAAAAACCGATCGGGATATTTTGTTTTGCACAAAGTTTGGAAAGTTTCAGCGCGGAATGTTGGAATTCCTCGGATTCTTGTTCGTCCTTTGGAAGTGCAGCTAACTTAAAGATCCTTTGAAAAGGAAGTTCAGACTTAACGGTAGCTAGAACTTCTTCCGTAACAGGTCGTAAAAAAAAGAGTAATTCTTCGAAATCGGGAACTCCGGAAAAACTGTGAACGGATCGAATGATCCCGAAACGATCCTCATCTATTCCGTTAAAGACCGAATTGTCCTTATCCAATTCCAGATCAATATAATGTTTTCCCGATTCTAACCCTGAAAGTAAAGGGGCAATATTATCTCTATTCCAAATTCCTAAACTTTCCAGACTTGAATCTTCCGGTTGCCTATAAGTGAATACGCATGAAGCGCTTAGTTCCTTTATTTTATGTAGGATCTTTTGCGGAGCGCTTGCGTCGGACCGGAATTGGTCCAAACGGATCTCTAAAAAATCGGCTTTTGGAAGAGTTTTTAGACCGAAAAACTCCTCTTCATTCAAAGTAAGAATGATCCGAATTTTTTGAGAGTCGCTTTTGCTCATCACAAATCAGAGTCCTTTTTGTAAAAGATCGTGGATGGAAATGATCCCGAGTAATATCCCGTCTTTGGAAACGATCGGAGCTACTGAGATCGGTTTTTCTCTTCTTTCCATGGATTGTAAGACATCGTAAGCCATGATCCCGCTCTCGAAAACGGTCGGTTTAGAATTCATTAATTCTTTCGCTTTGATGGACTTTTCCAATTTTCTGTCATTTAATAATTTTCTAATATCGTAATCGGTTACGAATCCAATCAATTTACCGCTTGGATCCACGACGCCTGTTGCACCCACAAGTTTTGTTGTGATTTCGGAAAGAACTTCTTCTAAACTTGCGTCGGAACTTACCTTTGCAAGTTTATCTCCCTTTCTCATCACATCGTCCACTTTTAGGGATAATCTTTTTCCGAGTCTTCCTGCAGGATGATATAATGCGAAATCCTCTTTTTGGAAATTTCTAAGTTCCATGAGCGCCATTGCGATCGCATCTCCCAACATCAAAGCGATCGTTGTGCTGGAAGTGGGGGCAAGTTCTAGAGGACATGCTTCTTTTAATACCGGGGTTAAGATTACAATGTCGCAGTCTAAGGCCAATCTGGACTGAGGATTAGCAGTTAAACCTACCAACTTGGCTCCTATACTTTTTATGGTAGGAAGAAGGTTCAGTAATTCTTCACTTTCACCGCTCTTGCCGATCGCAATAACAACGTCGCCATGTGCTAAAATCCCGGCATCACCGTGTGCTGCGTCGGATGGATGTAGAAAATAAGAAGGAGTTCCTGTAGAAGATAGAGTGGAAGCGATCTTTTTGCCAACGTCTCCGGATTTTCCGACTCCGGTTACGACTACCTTTCCTTTGGATTGGAAGATCAGCTCTACCGCTTTTTCTACATTCGGATCTAGGTTCTCTCTAAAATGAAGGATTGCTTCGATCTCGGTATCCAAAGCTTTTTTAACTTTATCTAATGTATTTCCCACTTCTAATTCTCCTCGTCCGTTTCCAATAGTTCCGAATCCAATTCCAAGGATACTGTAGTATCCATTCCGGAAATGGAAACAAGAATAGACGATTTACTTCCTTTTCGGATTACTCTTGCCTTTCTGTCTTTAAAAGGTCCGTTTTTGATCAGGACCTTTTTACCGGGAGACAGCATCTTTTCCCTTTCGATCTTGATCTTATCCGGATACTCGGTCACAAGTTGGCGGATCATCTCGATATCGTTCTCTTCGATTAGGAGAGGAGTCTCTCCAATCGAAACGAATCGTACAGCTCCTGAAGTTTCCAGGACTTTTAGTTTTTCGGTCCTTATATCAATTTTTACGAATACGTAAGAAGGAAAAACAGGTACCAGAACCGTTTTGATCCGATCAGACCATTGTTTTTTTGCCGAAATAATCGGCAAGTATTGGGTTATTCCTTTTTTGGAAAGTTCTAGCGCTAACTTCTTCTCCGCCCTAGAATTTGTATAAACGGCATACCAAGATTTAGAGGTGTCACTCATCTGATTCAATACGAAAGGATACCGGAATAATTATAATATTTCCTTCCGGTAGTTGAAATTTCCAGCTAGAAACCGATCTTTTAAAATGTGTTTCGAAAACCTTATATTTGCAAGGTTTGATAGTTGTAACTCTTTTTGCGCTTCCGTTAGGTCCTATCATTACTTCCCAAGAACAATCGGATTCCAATCTCTGCTCCAATGCTTCCGGTGGGAAATGTATCTCGTTTTTAAACCTTTCGATCTCCGCTTCCGGCGTTCCTGCCAGGCCTGAGTTAGAAGATGTATCCTGTCCTTCTCCTTGATTTTTAGGGAGTGAAAAATGAACACTAGGGACTTGTCCTTTGCTAAGACTGAGTTTGATCTGTTCCGAAAAATTTTCAGGGTTTAGATTTCGGATCAAATAGTAAGATATGAATAGGACCGCATGTATAGAGAGAGAAATGAAAAAGGAAACCTTGGGTCCCATAGGATAGTTACGATTTTACAAGAATAATTGACATTGAATTTTTCTTGAATCGAATTTTCCGATTCATAAAACTCTGCGGATGCAATCTTTTGATCCGATTCACGGCTCTATGATCGAGATTATTTCGATCTTGGTCACTTGTTCCTTTGTAGGTTGGATCACAAACTATATAGCAGTGCAGATGATCTTCTATCCGGTCAAGTTTAAAGGTTGGGGAATTTTAGGCTGGCAAGGTATCATTCCGAGACATTCTAAAAAAATGGCAGGTCTCATTTCGGATGTGATGCTGGAAAGATTGATTCGCCCTTACGATCTTTATAAAAAAATAGATCCGGTACAAATTGCAGATCTGATCCGAGATAGGATCGGCGAAAAATCCTCTTCCATAGTCAAAGACATATTTTTTGCGGACAACCCTGTGATCTGGAAGATGGTCCCGGAAGAAGCAAAACAAGTCTTAGAAAAGGAGATCCGAGAGGACATTCCCAAAAAGATACAAGAGATCTATACTTCTTTCGGGGAAAATCTGGATAGTATATTAGGAATTGGTGATTTGATCAAAGAATCTCTTTCGGGAGAAAACGTAAATATTCTCTCTGAAATTTTCAGGAGATGTGGTGGTCCCGAATTCAGATTTATCGTTCGATCCGGGATCTATTTCGGATTTCTGATCGGATGCGTTCAAGTCTTATTCATCGCATATTTAAACCAATGGTGGACCATGCCTATTATGGGAATTTTTGTAGGTTATATCACTAATTGGCTGGCGATCCTTATGATCTTCTCCCCTTTGCGACCCAAGAACTTTTTATTATTCAAATACCAAGGTCTTTTCTTGAAAAGGCAGAAAGATGTTTCCAGGGAATTTGCATCCGTGGTGGCTTCTAAAATTTTAGATCCGGAAAGTTTAATAGGGGTGATCTTCAAAGGGAAAGGAGGAGATCTGATCATTACTGAACTTCTTTCCAAATCCAAAGAATTGATGGATGAGAAATTAAAAAAAAAGATCCCGTATGCTTCTCTAATTTTAGGTTCTAAAAAGCTGGAAGAATTAAAGGAGAAGATCGCAAATTCCATTTTGGAGCTGATACCCGAAACGGCTGACAAGATGAAAGATTATATCGAAGAAAGATTAGAGATCGAAAAATTGGTCTTCGAAAATTTGAGTATACTGCCCCCGGAAGAATTCGAACATCTATTACATTCAGTCTTTAAAGAAGACGAGGCCACCTTGATTACCTTAGGTGCAGTTCTCGGAGGTATCGCCGGATGTATCCAAGCATATCTTG is from Leptospira sp. WS58.C1 and encodes:
- a CDS encoding GMC family oxidoreductase N-terminal domain-containing protein — protein: MGAIPEANYKIITPEKHESLIKENAIKDGVWKLQAEAVIIGSGAGGAVVAATLAKAGWKVVLIEEGGYFTPAKFTGDEFLSQARLYRDAGFIISEEQTLSILQGRTIGGSTTVNWQTSLYPPDYVTNEWDSRFGWKGYGRQEMDAYISEVHERIGVHEVPQNLINANNNTLMKGGKVLGLHPEVLKNNNRGCIGLGRCGLGCPINAKQSAFLTWIPDAIEAGATVISNMRAQYIQDGDIKTVVAEFTPDPYEKAPNNVLEKIVIDAPVVIVSAGAIEGPALLQRSGLGNDWVGRNLKVHPTSTNFAIFDETINMFSGPPQSAVIKDGHNQDNTGYGYWLEVAPFRPTLASSLIPFYGQKQFDTMKKYPNMSAGIVLVRDGADGEANASVKWSLGRRKVYFEITPTDGKNLLKGLKALAEVQVAAGAKAIVFPFPDVEEPIPVDKNSKFDWILDKSIEPGKIAIGSAHPHGSIQAAKSPDLGAVDLDFQLFGHKNIFVMDASVYPTGLSVNPQITTMSVNLRAARALAQRKAEVLGNK
- a CDS encoding tetratricopeptide repeat protein, with protein sequence MKEGKKAYSRKDYTEALKQFQKYNDGNPSSGEAWMYMGYIYESRKDYTKSIQAFKKAVSLNLPKKDLVNSLTKIILYHNYQRDYGEVISYSNRLLKIDPELSHIQKIRAAAEERYSSGGSYRKPVYHEEETEQESVSSLEKKLKQDPNNKEILWRLALAYYNEKEFAKSEFILSGLVKNEPENVEYGYKYGALLVRIGNYDDALVVLNRIEPKIPSEREKLLYYTHLTQAAAYHKKKNFEEASKYYRKAHANKHTVLPLIGLTKIKWQLKDCDNAIKTAEKALEYGEKTREIRMYIGLCKIQIGKKEEGYDLLKEIGAAIEKENPDLKDLPDVYYDGILKLARYYTNNGNYDKAVKYFHAVQPDEEEIREYNFYLGKTYLYTGSVDKAINHLEKVEDSAGAYYLLAKCYAEKNDQERTMSYIKRSGSIKSSYWASAEKDKAFKKFRSDESFKTFLETRAGTRDPKKSEEEKEENDSQDRD
- a CDS encoding type I 3-dehydroquinate dehydratase is translated as MSKSDSQKIRIILTLNEEEFFGLKTLPKADFLEIRLDQFRSDASAPQKILHKIKELSASCVFTYRQPEDSSLESLGIWNRDNIAPLLSGLESGKHYIDLELDKDNSVFNGIDEDRFGIIRSVHSFSGVPDFEELLFFLRPVTEEVLATVKSELPFQRIFKLAALPKDEQESEEFQHSALKLSKLCAKQNIPIGFCGILMGESGKEFRIFPEKIGSQFTYCCLGEPKAPGQVDLETVLSKRKLKD
- a CDS encoding KpsF/GutQ family sugar-phosphate isomerase; its protein translation is MGNTLDKVKKALDTEIEAILHFRENLDPNVEKAVELIFQSKGKVVVTGVGKSGDVGKKIASTLSSTGTPSYFLHPSDAAHGDAGILAHGDVVIAIGKSGESEELLNLLPTIKSIGAKLVGLTANPQSRLALDCDIVILTPVLKEACPLELAPTSSTTIALMLGDAIAMALMELRNFQKEDFALYHPAGRLGKRLSLKVDDVMRKGDKLAKVSSDASLEEVLSEITTKLVGATGVVDPSGKLIGFVTDYDIRKLLNDRKLEKSIKAKELMNSKPTVFESGIMAYDVLQSMERREKPISVAPIVSKDGILLGIISIHDLLQKGL
- a CDS encoding UpxY family transcription antiterminator yields the protein MSDTSKSWYAVYTNSRAEKKLALELSKKGITQYLPIISAKKQWSDRIKTVLVPVFPSYVFVKIDIRTEKLKVLETSGAVRFVSIGETPLLIEENDIEMIRQLVTEYPDKIKIEREKMLSPGKKVLIKNGPFKDRKARVIRKGSKSSILVSISGMDTTVSLELDSELLETDEEN
- a CDS encoding LIC_10042 family TonB-like protein, with protein sequence MGPKVSFFISLSIHAVLFISYYLIRNLNPENFSEQIKLSLSKGQVPSVHFSLPKNQGEGQDTSSNSGLAGTPEAEIERFKNEIHFPPEALEQRLESDCSWEVMIGPNGSAKRVTTIKPCKYKVFETHFKRSVSSWKFQLPEGNIIIIPVSFRIESDE
- a CDS encoding DUF445 domain-containing protein, with the translated sequence MIEIISILVTCSFVGWITNYIAVQMIFYPVKFKGWGILGWQGIIPRHSKKMAGLISDVMLERLIRPYDLYKKIDPVQIADLIRDRIGEKSSSIVKDIFFADNPVIWKMVPEEAKQVLEKEIREDIPKKIQEIYTSFGENLDSILGIGDLIKESLSGENVNILSEIFRRCGGPEFRFIVRSGIYFGFLIGCVQVLFIAYLNQWWTMPIMGIFVGYITNWLAILMIFSPLRPKNFLLFKYQGLFLKRQKDVSREFASVVASKILDPESLIGVIFKGKGGDLIITELLSKSKELMDEKLKKKIPYASLILGSKKLEELKEKIANSILELIPETADKMKDYIEERLEIEKLVFENLSILPPEEFEHLLHSVFKEDEATLITLGAVLGGIAGCIQAYLVFIK